One window of Micromonas commoda chromosome 1, complete sequence genomic DNA carries:
- a CDS encoding predicted protein yields the protein MLGGTIFASGAAVVDHVLSEQLFQIVEEEVFRLIDIFDAGYELPSRANALSSGTFWMPIERAEEPRCAIEYVISKMYSSGELFQRIGVKGMHFSGVEWWFQDVSDGEQPKTFHTDCDLQTEVDRDGVLTRKRRNPSIGSVLYLSREGGATVAFGQRRNISIGSAALCPRLPQELVVVHPRQNRLFMFDGDLFHAVMHPQHPAIMRGQRVTLLMNWWVDKPYSPVAIPKSILTTLELERCSRPETFRPSLKGTARSARSYHGCRKLRTRRNFFEDLNDWQAQKLPQTLGKFGHQRAVLLKYSRELSCEMKRDFRDCGPSIEGDASDWPQWNISKAENPS from the exons ATGCTGGGGGGAACCATCTTCGCATCAGGCGCCGCTGTCGTTGACCATGTTCTCTCCGAGCAGCTTTTCCAAATTGTTGAAGAAGAGGTGTTTCGGTTGATAGACATATTCGATGCGGGCTATGAGCTCCCGAGCAGGGCAAACGCACTGTCCTCAG GTACCTTTTGGATGCCtatcgagcgcgccgaagAGCCTCGCTGCGCAATTGAGTACGTCATATCTAAAATGTACTCATCGGGCGAACTCTTCCAACGCATTGGCGTAAAAGGTATGCATTTTTCTGGAGTGGAGTGGTGGTTCCAGGACGTATCGGACGGTGAACAACCAAAAACCTTTCACACTGACTGTGATTTGCAAACTGAAGTCGATAGGGATGGCGTTCTAACAAGGAAAAGAAGGAATCCGAGCATCGGAAGTGTGCTTTACTTGTCAAGAGAGGGTGGAGCCACGGTCGCTTTTGGTCAAAGAAGGAACATTAGCATTGGCTCGGCAGCACTGTGTCCAAGGCTTCCGCAAGAACTTGTCGTGGTACATCCACGTCAAAACCGACTCTTCATGTTCGATGGAGACCTTTTCCATGCTGTGATGCATCCACAGCATCCGGCGATCATGAGAGGTCAGCGG GTAACATTACTCATGAATTGGTGGGTGGATAAGCCGTATAGTCCAGTCGCCATTCCTAAATCAATTTTGACAACACTTGAATTGGAGAGATGTTCGCGACCAGAGACGTTTCGTCCATCTCTCAAAGGAACTGCGCGTTCGGCTCGATCATATCACGGATGCAGAAAATTACGCACGAGGCGTAACTTTTTTGAGGATCTCAACGATTGGCAAGCCCAGAAATTGCCGCAAACTTTGGGCAAATTTGGTCACCAAAGGGCCGTGCTCCTAAAGTACTCCAGAGAGCTTTCATGCGAGATGAAACGCGACTTCCGTGATTGTGGACCATCAATCGAAGGCGATGCATCCGATTGGCCTCAATGGAACATTTCCAAAGCCGAGAATCCATCGTGA
- the MCM gene encoding ATPase (has MCM2 domain; MCM proteins are DNA-dependent ATPases required for the initiation of eukaryotic DNA replication. In eukaryotes there is a family of six proteins, MCM2 to MCM7) — protein MQTVSSSADDGGEIARIFLAFLNTFSSGELDTDNARYGKLPFRDYVEQLSEMCDRNGTTLYVDFKHLVKFDSNLAHDAIQPTFFKYEKYLRRAVREFVLEHRPESARWDRQREKDFWISFVNLPSILRLRELKAEAIGQLVAFSGTVTRTSDVRPELFLGSFRCVDCGIDCPNIQQDCRFTTPSNCANTSCTNRDKWTLKREDCTFVDWQRVRVQESGEEVPAGSLPRSMEVILRHEAVEEARAGDKMIFTGTLLAVLQGAPANMAGDRTEMGNGKAAHGEGKSSLRNLGTRELFYKTVFIANSVINTTGPSATRGGHAHESADPFTHGIGMCGDETSSKDVLQSFSREERRNLTLMADDPAIYDKFVRSIVPTVHGHMDIKRAIALMLFGGVHKETNEGINLRGDINVLIVGDPSCAKSQFLKYISSFLPRAVYTSGKSSSAAGLTATVAKDIETGEYCIEAGALMLADNGVCCIDEFDKMDAKDQAAIHEAMEQQTISLAKAGINATLNARTSILAAANPNGGRYDRSKKLKHNLSLPPAILSRFDLIHVMIDEPDEFRDYDLARHIVSLHQRQDEAMDVDYTLQQLRRYIRFARSVRPKLTPEARQEIVHAYMKLRQGDAQPGSQTAYRITVRQLEALIRLSEALARLHCRSDVQPSHVKEARRLLSESIVAVEAGELTLEDVAPLSNIKRSNPKVQDENLSAVSLEAVKIVHDHFSRVDGKHACLEGGITLPEPTERNGHHTSSPMETNSPISEVRSLMKVPMTIPFNRYQQVRNMLVKHIRQHEVRSKDVDHAEHTTQHGCFAPGMKQADLIRWYIDQVAVFEGITDSGKLLDELRVVRCIISRLVTQEGTLVIVQDQSGVEGGDEGNGNPSLGSVVPQDERIAQGVDGRILAVNPNYSFED, from the exons ATGCAGACGGTTTCATCGAGCGCGGATGACGGTGGAGAGATCGCCCGGATTTTCCTAGCATTTCTCAACACGTTCAGCTCAGGCGAACTTGACACGGACAACGCGAGATATGGAAAGTTGCCTTTTCGCGATTACGTCGAGCAGCTGAGCGAAATGTGCGATCGCAACGGGACAACCTTATATGTCGATTTCAAACATCTTGTCAA GTTCGACAGCAACCTTGCACACGATGCAATACAACCTACCTTTTTCAAATATGAAAAATATCTTCGCCGAGCAGTTCGGGAATTCGTTCTTGAGCACCGACCAGAGTCAGCACGGTGGGATCGTCAGCGCGAAAAGGACTTCTGGATTTCATTTGTGAATTTGCCAAGTATACTCCGTCTTCGTGAGCTCAAAGCTGAGGCCATAGGCCAACTGGTCGCCTTCAGTGGAACTGTGACGCGCACGTCGGATGTTAGACCTGAGTTATTTTTGGGCAGTTTTAGGTGCGTGGACTGTGGGATTGATTGTCCAAATATCCAGCAAGATTGCCGGTTCACCACACCTTCAAACTGTGCGAATACATCTTGCACTAATCGGGACAAGTGGACCCTTAAACGTGAGGATTGTACATTTGTAGACTGGCAGAGAGTCAGGGTGCAGGAAAGCGGCGAAGAAGTTCCTGCTGGGTCGTTGCCTCGCTCCATGGAGGTAATTCTTCGCCATGAAGCtgtggaggaggcgcgtgCTGGGGACAAGATGATTTTCACTGGAACTTTGCTCGCTGTCCTCCAAGGTGCCCCTGCAAATATGGCGGGCGATCGCACAGAAATGGGGAACGGGAAAGCCGCACATGGAGAAGGTAAAAGCAGCTTACGAAACCTGGGTACCAGAGAACTCTTTTACAAAACAGTCTTCATCGCAAACTCTGTGATAAACACAACTGGTCCCTCCGCTACACGTGGTGGACATGCCCATGAAAGTGCGGATCCTTTCACGCATGGGATCGGCATGTGTGGAGATGAAACTAGCAGCAAAGATGTTTTGCAGAGCTTTTCGCGCGAAGAGCGTAGGAACCTCACTTTGATGGCCGATGATCCCGCAATCTATGATAAATTTGTACGTTCGATTGTTCCAACTGTGCATGGGCATATGGATATCAAGCGCGCCATAGCACTCATGCTTTTTGGAGGTGTTCACAAAGAAACAAATGAAGGAATAAACCTTCGTGGTGATATCAATGTCCTTATCGTTGGCGATCCCTCATGTGCAAAGTCCCAGTTTCTTAAGTATATATCTTCTTTCTTGCCCAGAGCTGTTTACACTTCAGGGAAATCGTCATCCGCAGCAGGCTTGACGGCAACTGTTGCGAAAGATATTGAAACTGGTGAATACTGCATAGAGGCCGGTGCGCTCATGCTAGCAGACAACGGCGTGTGTTGCATAGATGAATTTGACAAAATGGACGCGAAGGACCAAGCTGCTATCCATGAAGCAATGGAGCAGCAAACCATTTCATTAGCTAAAGCAGGTATAAATGCAACACTGaacgcgcgcacctcgatTCTTGCCGCCGCAAATCCCAATGGCGGGCGCTATGATCGCAGTAAGAAGCTGAAGCATAATTTGAGTCTCCCACCGGCGATTCTATCGCGATTTGACCTTATCCATGTGATGATTGATGAGCCTGACGAATTTCGGGATTACGATCTCGCACGTCACATTGTCAGTTTGCACCAGCGACAAGATGAAGCCATGGATGTGGATTACACGCTACAGCAGCTTCGCAGGTACATTCGTTTTGCTCGATCTGTGCGTCCCAAGCTTACTCCTGAAGCGCGGCAAGAAATAGTTCACGCCTACATGAAACTCAGACAAGGAGACGCGCAGCCTGGCTCACAGACTGCCTATCGGATTACGGTCCGGCAGCTCGAGGCTCTTATTCGTTTATCTGAAGCTCTCGCGCGTCTGCACTGTAGATCAGATGTGCAGCCTTCGCACGTGAAAGAGGCACGTCGTCTATTGTCAGAATCTATCGTCGCTGTTGAGGCCGGAGAACTGACACTCGAAGACGTCGCCCCTTTGTCAAACATAAAAAGAAGCAATCCAAAAGTCCAGGATGAAAATTTGTCAGCTGTCTCCCTCGAAGCGGTTAAGATTGTCCATGATCATTTTAGTAGAGTTGATGGAAAGCACGCCTGTTTAGAAGGGGGCATAACCTTGCCCGAACCCACAGAACGCAATGGTCATCACACATCCTCACCGATGGAGACAAACTCTCCAATTTCGGAAGTGCGAAGCCTCATGAAAGTACCCATGACGATACCGTTCAACAGATATCAACAGGTCCGCAACATGCTCGTGAAACATATTAGACAACATGAAGTTCGGTCGAAAGACGTAGACCATGCTGAACACACCACTCAGCATGGCTGTTTTGCTCCTGGAATGAAACAGGCTGACTTAATTAGATGGTACATCGATCAAGTTGCAGTATTCGAGGGGATCACGGATTCTGGTAAGCTGCTTGATGAGCTCAGGGTGGTACGTTGCATAATTTCCCGCCTCGTAACACAAGAGGGGACACTAGTGATAGTCCAGGATCAAAGTGGTGTCGAGGGAGGCGATGAGGGAAACGGTAACCCGAGTCTCGGTTCAGTCGTCCCTCAAGACGAAAGGATTGCCCAAGGAGTTGATGGCCGAATTCTTGCTGTGAATCCTAATTATTCATTCGAAGACTAG
- the BOP5 gene encoding axonemal inner arm I1 intermediate chain dynein IC138, with protein MEHFVNASTQTVKQCSKCKNLSRSPPQSETLSCQSRPLAPLVDGFHEEKQYHRPCRRAPLILRPGEIISGQSAWMPIANSQFNRATDVMERFLLQRSLHKGVLAFGDFSEKGVGVEHLFDLVSSETSGQNVSCISWSKELPHILVAGHGDTGYHGQQKGLISCWSLKNPARATWTAMTTSGVTTVDFSAANPNSLAVGLHDGSVFVVDINTKVRKKESGKTRTILGKHGDPVGQVRWVRRKLQNDEILVSISTDGRIIQWDVKRQGEQLELMRLGGVDLGTIRTNTAKHVSGGNVHSKGKGICFDFSRDNASVYVVGMENGMLHRCSCSSSEQYLNSYLGHRGPVYQVCWSYHSADIFISASADWTIKLWRERSFQPIFTFNNAGEQVSDVCWSPSDSTAFACSTTQGKLEVWDISISILKPASSLRTGGTISCATLSTKLPAIATGGADGKIRLFCMRGGSARGGSASRISKVIDQQSSSFIALFSHDT; from the exons ATGGAACATTTCGTGAACGCGAGCACTCAAACTGTAAAACAGTGCTCCAAGTGCAAAAACTTGAGCCGATCGCCTCCTCAGAGCGAAACACTATCTTGCCAGTCGCGACCTCTCGCACCCTTGGTGGATGGTTTCCATGAAGAGAAGCAATATCATAGGCCGTGCCGCCGGGCACCTTTAATTTTGCGTCCAGGTGAGATCATTAGCGGCCAAAGCGCATGGATGCCAATTGCAAACAGCCAATTCAATCGAGCGACAGACGTCATGGAGAGGTTTTTATTACAAAGATCACTTCACAAAGGAGTCCTGGCGTTTGGCGATTTCTCGGAGAAG GGCGTTGGAGTTGAGCATTTGTTTGATTTGGTAAGCAGCGAAACATCAGGGCAAAATGTTTCTTGCATTTCATGGAGCAAAGAACTACCCCATATTCTTGTAGCTGGTCACGGTGACACCGGCTATCACGGACAACAGAAAGGGTTGATCTCTTGCTGGTCTTTGAAAAATCCTGCAAGGGCTACTTGGACGGCCATGACCACTAGTGGCGTTACTACTGTGGACTTCTCTGCGGCAAACCCAAACTCTCTGGCAGTTGGCCTTCATGACGGCAGCGTTTTTGTTGTTGACATAAACACAAAAGTGCGGAAGAAAGAAAGTGGAAAGACACGCACTATTCTCGGAAAACACGGCGATCCGGTCGGGCAAGTGCGCTGGGTAAGACGAAAGTTACAGAACGACGAAATTCTAGTGTCGATCTCGACAGACGGACGAATAATCCAGTGGGATGTGAAGAGGCAGGGTGAACAGTTGGAACTCATGCGACTCGGAGGAGTAGATCTCGGGACCATTCGAACTAATACCGCGAAGCATGTGTCTGGCGGAAATGTGCACAGTAAAGGAAAAGGCATTTGTTTTGATTTTTCTCGTGACAACGCATCCGTGTATGTTGTCGGTATGGAAAACGGCATGTTGCATAGGTGCTCTTGTTCTTCTAGCGAGCAGTACCTGAACAGCTATCTTGGGCACCGTGGACCGGTTTACCAGGTTTGCTGGTCATATCATTCGGCCGACATTTTCATATCTGCATCGGCAGACTGGACAATCAAGCTTTGGCGCGAACGTTCATTTCAACCGATTTTCACCTTCAACAACGCAGGAGAACAAGTGTCCGATGTTTGTTGGTCCCCAAGTGACTCCACAGCATTTGCATGCTCAACAACACAAGGAAAGTTAGAAGTCTGGGATATTTCGATCTCCATCTTGAAGCCTGCCTCGAGTTTAAGGACGGGCGGGACAATTTCGTGTGCGACCCTTTCAACTAAACTGCCAGCGATTGCAACGGGCGGTGCAGATGGAAAAATAAGACTATTTTGCATGCGTGGTGGCTCTGCACGCGGTGGATCGGCAAGCCGTATCAGTAAAGTTATCGACCAGCAAAGTTCTAGTTTTATTGCTTTATTTTCTCATGACACCTAG
- a CDS encoding bromodomain-containing protein (Predicted Bromodomain-containing protein. ChromDB ID: BRD20102) has product MGGLKLTFRLGNRKNVQGEEESNDGFGRCGPNNKERAHCGSSRPETQVAKLRSSPVEQKAKDYHTTSTMASMKKIPEAFVMKGVPKALSAATQAERRNLPLKSGREVKITRETPLSFVAGFQTKVSQDPNSKKDSTRHASRSSQQTSAAQKYIAAKDGGTTSGKRRRDADAASTLKEKVSNLGEEVDEKVLSDDRIFARVLRTIPSASPPEKSTLNDLIKELQLGDENNIFSTEGTAPEVKTSFQLDFLTLSANVSAGKYIDWDGFIYDMERIFHNALMHIPAASTHNKVVARMSLRSKMLIEQARMSAGILGSKHIQVKREGDGVSDIGGKGAIKMRTFASRVTDTFLEEEQEDRTFAHGMTRQEVGGNRVEGSTKRRKFPHFKRCTFSEARCPKQISVILPVSERYASSILASTKLVHPTNFYFQAQLLPESYREQMKRWCLSTRKHTNQVTAGVLEETVGYISESVPDIVPPIPPKLPTCSRLKNLAVHGRESRMIPTGNPSVASIDAKATAAENNDTSVPHFATIVETTSQVTALRHAAVIAGRKAQVMANKAVTILSKDNDNQIHEARVNPLVTILSKLSLTFTSRAGGLEDIVRAIHANLTQQMLRMKK; this is encoded by the coding sequence ATGGGTGGTCTGAAGTTGACTTTTCGTCTCGGAAATAGGAAAAACGTTCAAGGCGAGGAGGAAAGCAACGATGGATTCGGGCGATGCGGACCCAACAACAAGGAGCGCGCACATTGTGGAAGTTCCAGACCCGAAACCCAGGTTGCCAAGCTGAGATCAAGCCCGGTGGAACAGAAAGCTAAGGACTATCATACGACTTCCACCATGGCTTCCATGAAAAAAATTCCAGAAGCCTTTGTTATGAAAGGGGTCCCTAAAGCGCTCAGCGCAGCGACACAAGCCGAAAGGCGGAACTTGCCTCTCAAATCAGGCCGCGAAGTGAAAATCACGCGGGAAACCCCGCTCAGTTTTGTTGCAGGGTTTCAGACTAAGGTATCCCAAGACCCAAACTCCAAGAAGGACTCAACGAGGCACGCTTCAAGATCTTCCCAGCAGACATCTGCCGCGCAGAAATACATCGCCGCGAAAGATGGAGGAACGACTTCAGGTAAAAGACGCCGGGACGCTGACGCAGCGAGCACCTTGAAGGAAAAAGTGTCCAACTTGGGAGAAGAAGTGGATGAAAAGGTGTTGTCAGATGACCGCATTTTTGCTCGCGTTTTACGAACAATTCCTTCGGCGTCACCACCAGAGAAATCGACGTTGAATGATCTGATCAAAGAGCTCCAGCTAGGAGACGAAAACAATATCTTTTCGACAGAGGGTACTGCTCCCGAAGTGAAGACCTCCTTCCAGTTGGATTTCCTGACCCTCAGCGCAAATGTGAGCGCAGGAAAGTACATTGATTGGGATGGCTTCATTTATGACATGGAGCGCATCTTCCACAATGCTCTTATGCACATTCCAGCTGCTTCGACTCATAACAAGGTCGTGGCCCGTATGTCATTGAGGTCTAAGATGTTGATTGAACAGGCACGCATGTCAGCAGGGATCCTTGGTTCCAAGCACATACAAGTTAAGCGCGAAGGTGATGGAGTTTCTGACATCGGAGGGAAAGGGGCTATAAAAATGAGAACATTCGCTTCGAGAGTCACTGATACATTTCTTGAAGAAGAACAAGAAGATAGGACATTCGCACACGGCATGACAAGGCAAGAAGTTGGTGGCAATCGAGTTGAAGGCTCAACAAAAAGAAGGAAATTTCCACACTTCAAGAGGTGTACGTTTAGCGAAGCTCGTTGCCCGAAGCAAATATCTGTTATATTGCCAGTGTCAGAGAGATATGCATCCAGCATACTCGCATCAACGAAACTGGTTCACCCGACGAATTTCTATTTCCAAGCGCAACTACTTCCAGAGAGTTATCGCGAGCAAATGAAACGATGGTGCCTGTCGACGAGAAAGCATACAAACCAGGTGACAGCTGGCGTTTTAGAGGAGACAGTGGGCTACATTTCCGAGTCAGTCCCGGATATTGTCCCGCCGATTCCACCGAAGCTACCAACATGTTCAAGACTCAAGAACTTGGCAGTGCACGGACGTGAATCTCGTATGATTCCTACAGGAAATCCCTCTGTTGCGAgcatcgacgccaaggctacTGCTGCGGAGAATAATGACACGTCAGTGCCACATTTTGCTACCATTGTCGAGACAACGTCTCAGGTAACTGCGTTAAGGCATGCGGCTGTCATAGCCGGAAGGAAAGCACAGGTGATGGCAAATAAAGCTGTAACGATACTTTCGAAGGATAATGATAATCAAATCCACGAGGCACGAGTCAACCCTCTGGTTACTATTCTAAGCAAACTTAGTCTGACATTCACATCCAGAGCCGGAGGGCTCGAAGACATAGTCCGGGCAATTCACGCGAACTTGACGCAGCAGATGCTAAGGATGAAAAAATGA
- a CDS encoding predicted protein has translation MGKAGRDPSVCVDPGCLIEGTNTLIVQGQDRRIFYVIMRLVKLRSLEEVRNMVPAPVPFSLARFLLEQKLRGSDHQNDHDDDIVIQGNSVLSLRCPISGQMCKTPARTRNCKSLAIFDLDTFLELNAKVRKWICPHCGSTGQPHDIVIDGYLSRVIGVLRAWEQSIPTVFPKIDSIEVGPNGNWRPSSADAVCGAFAETWISSDALSGVVLGHSGSILHIPFELTNIVGNQCRIVDHAVFSSDSTHLGKESKDKALKVGRMVDSDEVVQPSYFAVDPGSHLGISELAVSSKMHDVIVISDSDDDRDNADYGPTSKLKHFIAPEGQQSEQVLSSRPTLMFRFRRR, from the coding sequence ATGGGCAAAGCAGGGCGGGATCCATCGGTTTGTGTGGATCCAGGGTGCCTTATTGAAGGCACAAATACTTTGATCGTGCAGGGGCAAGACCGACGAATTTTCTATGTCATCATGCGTCTCGTGAAGCTAAGATCTTTGGAAGAAGTTAGAAATAtggtccccgcgccggttcCATTTTCGTTGGCCAGATTCCTACTTGAGCAAAAACTACGTGGAAGCGATCATCAAAACGATCACGATGACGATATTGTGATCCAAGGTAATTCGGTGCTCTCTCTTAGGTGCCCGATTTCTGGGCAGATGTGCAAAACACCTGCAAGGACACGAAACTGTAAAAGTCTGGCAATCTTCGATCTCGACACATTTTTGGAGCTCAATGCAAAGGTGCGCAAGTGGATCTGTCCACATTGTGGCTCCACTGGCCAACCTCACGATATTGTCATCGATGGATATCTTTCTCGCGTTATCGGGGTACTGCGTGCCTGGGAGCAATCGATTCCAACCGTTTTTCCAAAAATTGATAGCATTGAAGTTGGTCCGAATGGCAACTGGCGTCCGTCATCTGCCGATGCGGTTTGTGGCGCTTTTGCTGAAACATGGATATCCTCAGATGCTTTGAGCGGTGTAGTTCTCGGACATAGTGGTTCAATACTGCACATTCCCTTCGAGCTTACAAACATCGTTGGGAATCAATGCCGCATTGTTGATCATGCAGTGTTTTCTTCTGATTCTACGCATCTTGGGAAAGAATCGAAAGATAAGGCGTTGAAGGTTGGCCGTATGGTTGACAGTGATGAAGTTGTACAGCCGAGCTATTTTGCAGTAGACCCCGGTTCACATCTTGGCATCTCTGAGCTCGCGGTCTCGTCAAAGATGCACGACGTCATCGTAATATCAGATAGCGATGATGATCGGGATAATGCTGACTATGGTCCCACGTCGAAGTTGAAACATTTCATAGCTCCCGAGGGACAACAATCGGAACAGGTTTTAAGCTCGCGACCGACGCTTATGTTTCGATTTAGGCGGCGTTAG
- a CDS encoding predicted protein, which produces IDPFKLIPGELVIHRKFGIGRFLGVRSIAMDDCSGKECHSTKECHSASTRVGYLFIEYADATAKIRPEKARFQLYRFASPGTIKSGVKIPKLSRIKDRKRWEQRENIARKHIRHLVMGQMSIYLQRLQSVRKPYCPPSEDIYQRFNELFPHDLTPDQALAVQDCYEDLTERDTPMDRIIVGDVGFGKTEVAMRAVFRVFSGGGQIFVLAPTTVLAKQHAATMTARLRPFGASIDLMTRNVKEAEKKDIIERWLAGRIHVLVGTHSLLNLPSTMYDPLNLLVIDEEQRFGVKHKDKISSLKSSVDVLTLSATPIPRTLHMAMAGFRDASLVTTPPPERRPIITRLQVYEQSVVHQAIQYELGRGGQIFYVVPRIQMMNAAKKRLKEIFQDIIILEVHGQMKGEYLDHAMDEFASGRAHILLCTTIVESGLDIPNVNTIIVEEVQQFGLASLYQLRGRVGRAGRQAYAYMFHAERGGMHNDAQERLLALEECCGLGEGFRLAERDMAIRGVGTLFGEKQSGEMDSIGADLYLEFLYEQLEKIEMLSLNPITPSEVHVPVFPTVPKLTREYVV; this is translated from the coding sequence ATAGATCCTTTCAAGCTTATCCCAGGTGAGCTCGTGATTCATCGGAAGTTTGGGATAGGACGTTTCCTTGGCGTCAGAAGCATCGCCATGGACGATTGCTCTGGCAAAGAATGCCATTCTACCAAAGAATGCCATTCTGCCAGTACTCGTGTGGGATATCTCTTCATCGAGTATGCAGATGCCACAGCTAAGATCAGGCCCGAGAAAGCTCGTTTCCAGCTCTACAGATTTGCTAGCCCCGGAACAATCAAATCCGGTGTTAAAATCCCAAAACTATCAAGGATTAAGGATCGGAAACGATGGGAGCAACGAGAGAACATTGCGCGGAAGCATATTCGTCACTTGGTGATGGGTCAAATGTCTATCTacctccagcgcctccaaAGCGTGCGAAAACCTTATTGCCCACCTTCCGAAGACATCTATCAGCGTTTCAATGAGTTGTTCCCGCATGATCTGACGCCAGACCAAGCATTAGCTGTGCAAGACTGTTATGAAGATTTGACAGAGCGTGATACGCCAATGGATCGCATTATAGTAGGTGATGTAGGATTTGGGAAAACTGAAGTTGCCATGCGGGCCGTATTCCGCGTGTTTTCAGGCGGTGGTCAGATCTTTGTGCTTGCGCCGACCACAGTGCTAGCAAAGCAACATGCGGCAACCATGACAGCCCGACTTCGGCCTTTTGGCGCGTCCATTGATCTTATGACTCGAAACGTTAAAGAAGCAGAAAAAAAAGATATCATTGAGCGGTGGTTAGCGGGGCGCATACATGTGTTAGTCGGAACCCACAGTCTGTTAAACTTGCCATCCACGATGTATGATCCGCTGAATTTGCTCGTGATCGACGAAGAACAGCGATTTGGCGTGAAGCATAAAGATAAAATTTCCTCTCTGAAATCATCTGTAGATGTCTTGACATTATCAGCAACTCCCATTCCTCGCACATTGCATATGGCGATGGCTGGTTTTCGTGACGCATCGCTAGTTACCACTCCGCCTCCGGAACGTCGACCGATCATTACGAGACTTCAGGTCTACGAGCAGAGCGTTGTACACCAGGCAATCCAATATGAGCTCGGTCGCGGTGGCCAAATATTTTATGTTGTCCCCAGGATACAAATGATGAATGCTGCAAAGAAACGCCTGAAGGAAATTTTTCAGGACATCATCATTTTGGAGGTGCATGGCCAAATGAAAGGAGAGTATCTGGACCATGCTATGGACGAGTTTGCTTCAGGACGAGCTCATATCTTGCTCTGCACCACAATTGTAGAGTCTGGATTAGATATTCCAAACGTCAACACGATAATTGTTGAGGAGGTCCAGCAATTTGGCCTCGCAAGTCTTTATCAGCTGCGCGGTCGTGTTGGGCGCGCAGGACGGCAAGCGTACGCGTATATGTTTCACGCGGAACGCGGTGGCATGCACAATGATGCACAAGAGCGTTTACTGGCGCTGGAGGAATGCTGTGGACTAGGAGAGGGATTCAGACTCGCAGAGCGCGACATGGCTATTCGTGGTGTTGGTACTCTTTTTGGTGAAAAACAGAGTGGTGAAATGGACAGCATTGGTGCTGATTTATACCTTGAATTCCTTTATGAACAACTGGAGAAAATAGAAATGCTTAGCCTTAACCCCATAACTCCTAGTGAAGTGCATGTCCCAGTTTTCCCGACAGTGCCTAAGCTCACCCGGGAATACGTGGTAA
- the VPS28 gene encoding vacuolar protein sorting-associated protein — protein sequence MDVLLLVDEDPFVSRTERLANLYSLIRSVERLETAYVNSAAHAGAYEAACSELITKYKTLRNALVDTVPDVHRFMQVEDSPPAICCNAHDDLLCGVTLFIGCASVFCISSRILSWRISMSARDVFATARHRLQIGMPATVEHRVVHLGEPPSAVSVAECVHNYIAKDQVAPYLSDLLTSLYKVRQLPTDFSGTTFVRRWTVQLDKMRASDELGEDEIRQLLYDTENSYNAFMRLLGGHEQHVLQHQS from the exons ATGGACGTTTTACTTCTCGTTGATGAGGATCCGTTCGTTTCCCGGACAGAACGACTAGCGAACTTGTATTCACTAATTAGATCAGTGGAGAGGCTTGAGACGGCATATGTAAATAGTGCCGCTCATGCTGGCGCATATGAAGCCGCGTGCTCTGAGCTGATCACTAAGTACAAAACTTTGCGCAATGCTCTCGTGGACACTGTGCCAGATGTGCACCGTTTTATGCAAGTTGAAGATTCCCCTCCTGCCATTTGCTGCAACGCTCACGATGATCTACTTTGTGGCGTGACCCTTTTTATAGGGTGCGCTTCCGTTTTCTGTATCAGCTCACGCATTTTATCGTGGCGGATCTCCATGTCCGCTCGTGATGTG TTCGCGACAGCAAGACACCGCTTGCAGATAGGGATGCCGGCTACTGTTGAGCACAGGGTTGTCCATTTAGGCGAACCGCCTTCGGCAGTGAGTGTTGCCGAATGCGTCCACAACTACATTG CTAAGGATCAAGTTGCCCCATATCTCTCAGATCTTCTCACCAGTCTTTACAAAGTTCGGCAACTCCCGACAGATTTCTCAGGGACAACATTTGTCAGACGCTGGACTGTCCAGCTGGATAAAATGCGCGCAAGTGATGAGCTTGGGGAAGATGAGATTAGACAACTACTATACGATACTGAGAACTCGTATAACGCTTTTATGCGGCTGCTCGGGGGACATGAGCAACACGTTCTGCAGCATCAGTCTTGA